TCGCCGCGTTCGGCGAAGCCTGCAAGATCGAGTTTCCGCTGCTCTCGGACGCCGGCAGCAAGGTTATCCGCGCCTTCGGCATTCTCAACACCAACATCCCCGAAGATCACAAGATGATGTACGGGATGGCGTTTCCCGGCGACTACCTGACCTCCCCCGACGGCATCGTGCGCGACAAGCGCTTCCTCCCGAATTACGAATACCGCGCGTCGGCGGCCGCGCTCGTGATGCACAATGGGGACGCCGCGGTCGGCGCGAATTCGCTCGAGATCGACGCCGGCGCCTTCAGCGCGACGGTGTCGCTGTCGTCCGATCGATGCTTCCCGGGCCAGGAGCTGGCGACCGCGCTCCGCATCCGGCTGAAGCCGGGATGGCACGTCTACGGCAAACCGCTGCCGGCAAACTACCGGCCGACGGAATTGGTCTTCGAGAGTCCGATCGTCGGCGAACAGTCGATAGAATTGCCGGCGGCGAAGCCGATGCTGCTCAAGGCGCTCGGCGAAACGCTGCCGGTTTACGAGGGCGAGGTCAGCGCGACCGGGCGGCTCGGGATCAAATGGAGCCCGCCGATGCCGGCTAAATTCATGGAGGCGTTCGGCAAGACGATCGCGCCGGGGCAGTACAAGATCGCCGGCAAGCTGCGCTTCCAGGCGTGCAGCGACACGGTCTGCGAGCCGCCGCAGGAGATTGGCTTCGAGCTTCCGCTCGAGCTCGAGGCGGGAGTGCCGCCGGCGCCCAAAAAGGCAGGCTAGACACACGCGGCGCGGCGGCTGTTCGCCGCCGCGCAGGATAGCCAATATTCGATTGTTACTATCCGGATAGTCGGTCCAGGGATAGCCGGTCTCAGGGCTTGACGACCGGTTCAGCTGAACTCGCCGCGGATATATTCCTTGGTGTGCTCCTGGGCGGGACTATCGAAGATCTGCTGCGTCGGTCCGTATTCCACCATGTAGCCGGTGCGGCCGCCGCCGGTCGTATCCACGTACAGAAAGGCGGTCATGTCGGCGACGCGCTTGGCCTGCTGCAGATTGTGGGTGACGATCGCGATGGTGTAGCGCTTCTTCAGCTCGGACATCAGCTCTTCGATCCGACGCGTCGCGATCGGATCGAGCGCCGAGCACGGCTCGTCCATCAACAGCACCGCGGGTTCCGTGGCGACGGCACGCGCGATGCACAACCGCTGCTGCTGGCCGCCGGAAAGCGCGAGCGCGCTCGTGCGCAGCTTGTCCTTGACCTCATCCCAAAGCGCAGCCTGGCGCAGCGCCGACTCGACCTTGTCCGGAATCGAGCCCCGGTAGCGGTTGAGCCGGAGCCCGAAGGCCACGTTCCTGAAGATGCTCATCGCGAACGGATTGGGCTGCTGGAAAACCATCCCGATGTGCCGGCGCACGGCAACCGGGTCGATCCGCGAAGCATAGATGTCCTGGCCGCGGAAGATCACGTGTCCCTTGAGCCGGAATCCGCGCACCAGGTCGTTCATCCGGTTGAGGCAGCGCAGCACCGTGCTCTTGCCGCATCCCGAGGGGCCGATGAAGGCGGTGATGGTGCCCTTTTTGACCTTCAGGGCGACGTCGCGCACGGCCCTGAACTTGCCGTAGTGAAGCTCGGCGATATTGCAGTCGATGAGGGCGCCGTTTTGCGATGCCTCAGAGGTCGGCGGATACGCCGCTCTATCGACTCCGTTGGTTGCCGGCGAAACTGACATGCCTTTCTCCATTGAGTATTGACTAATCCGAAGACCTTGAGGTCAGCGATTGGCCGAGTACGTTGAACACCAGAACGATAACCACCAGCACCAGCGCCGCGGTCCACGCGAGCGCTATCTGATTTTCAAAAGGCGAACCGGAAAAGTTGTAGATGAGGACCGCGAGCGACGCGGTCGGCTTCATCAGGTCGTTGGGGTTCTTGGGTAGAAACTCGGGGACCGTCCGGCTCATCCAGTAATTGCTGAAGAGCGCAGTGAAGAGCAGCGGGGCGGTTTCTCCCGCGGCGCGCGCCACCGCCAGCATCACCCCGGTCAGCATCGCGGGCGCGCCGGTCGGCAGGATTACCTGCGTTACCACCTGGGTGGGCGTCGCGCCCATTCCGATTGCCGCTTCACGCATTTTTGCCGGGACCCGCTTGATCGCTTCTTCGGCCGTCAGCAGGACCGTCGGGAGCATCAACAATGCCAGCGCAACTCCGCCGGCGAGCGCAGAGAACTCCCCCGTAGTCACCACCACCACCGCGAACGCGAATACACCCGCCAGGATAGACGGCAGACCGGTCAGCACCTTGGCCGCGAAACGTACCCCTGAGGCGATACGGGTTTCTGGCCCAAATTCGGTGATATAAATCGCCGCCAGAACCCCGAAGGGTACGCTAATCAGGGTGGCTAGAGCAACTACGACGAAAGTGCCGATGATCGCATTGCCAAAGCCGCCCCCAGCCGCCATCGCGGCCGGCGGAAGCTCGCGAAGCGCACCCAGGCTGAGCGTAGCCGAACCGCGCAACACGAGCATGTAAAGCACTGAAAACAAAGGGAAAAGCGCCGCGAGCGTCGCCCCACCCGTCAGCATGCTCATCGTGTAGCTGAAGAGCGTGCGCGGCCGGCGCAGCGAGCGCTCGAGACTCTCGAGGTCAATCTGCGTGGTCTCGGGCGACCTTTGGATCGGCGCGGCCATCAGCGCAACCCCTTAAGGCCCGCATCGGCGCGCTGCAGGATGACGGTGCCGACGATATTGACCATCAGGGTGATCAGCAGCAGCACCAGCGAAGCATACATCAGCGCCCCGACCTCGATCTTGTCGGCTTCGGGAAAGTGATTGGCGAGCAGGGCGGCAAGCGTGTTGGCCGGCGAAAACAACGACCAACTTATCACGTTGGCGTTGCCCGCCAGCATCGCGAGCGCCATCGTCTCGCCCAGCGCGCGGCCGAAACCGAGAATGATCGCGCCGAAAATTCCGGTCGCGGCGGTGGGCACGAAAATTCCCAGAATCGCCTCCCAGCGCGTCGCGCCGATGCCGAAGGCGGCCTCGCGCAGCTTGGGCGGAACCGCCACCAGCGCATCGCGCGAAATCGCGGAGATCGTCGGCAACACCATGATCGCGAGCACGATCGAGGCCGGCAGCAGGCCGGGCCCGCTCAGGTTGGTGCCGAAGAACGGAATCCATCCGAGATGCGAGTTCAGCCATGCGGCGGGCGGACGGATGAACGGGATCACCACGAAAATGCCCCACAGCCCGTAAACCACGCTCGGGATCGCCGCCAGCAGCTCGACCGTGATTCTCAGCAGATTCTCGACCCGCCCGGGCAGCGAACGCAGCCACGAATACTCGGAGAGCCGCATATATCCCAACAGCTTGTCGATTCCGGAGGACAGGAACCCTTCGCTGAGGAAAATCGCAATAGCCAGACCGAATGCCGTGCCAATAGCCAGTCCCAGTATCGAACTATACAGCGTCCCGACGATCGCCGGCAAAATTCCGAACTGCGCGCGATTCGGGTCCCACGCCGTCCCGGCCAGGAAGCTCAGGCCGTAGCTCCGGATCGACGGCATCGCCTGCCGTCCGATGCTCACGATCACCCAGAAGACGAGCAGCACCGTCAGCCAGGCGACCGTGAGCGTGCAGCGGCGGAAGATGCGATCCGCCGCGAGCTCGAACCCGGAAGGGGGCCTGGATATCTCCGCTTCGGCCGGCATCGCCACTGGTTCTCCGGGTTGCCCGCCGAGGTGGAAGATGTCGCGCGCTGTCCCGCCCTCGCCCGGGGTCATGAGATCTGCGCGAGCGCCTTGTCCACGGCGTCAACCACATTAGGCGGCAGCGGAATATAGCCGAGATCGACGCTGAAAGACTGGCCCTGCGTAAGGCCGTATTGAACCACCGCCTTGATCGCCGCGGCCTTGGCGGGATCGCCGTACTTCTTGTAGCACAGCAGCCAGGTGTAAGTGACGATCGGATAGGCTTGGGCGCCCGTAGGATCGGTGATCCAGGCGCGCAGATTGGCGGGCAACTGCACACTCGCGAGCGCATCCTTGCCGCTGGTCAAGTCGGCCTTCACGTAATTGCCGCTCTTGTTCTGGAGCTCCGCCATCGGCATCTTGGTCTGCACCGCGTAACCGTATTCGATGTAGCCGATCGCGCCCGGCGTCTCCTTGATCAGGGCCGTCACGCCTGCGTTGCCCTTGCCTGCCACGGCAGAGGGAAAATTGACCGACTTGCCTGCGCCGGGTCCGTTCTTCCAGGCGTCGCTGATCGCGCTCAGGTGCGAAGTGAAGACGAAGGTGGTTCCACTTCCGTCTGACCGCACGACCGGCTGGATCTTGAGCGCCGGCAGCGTCGCTCCCGGATTCGACTTGGCAATAGCAGGATCATTCCACTGGGTGATTTTGCCGAGGAAGATTCCGACGTAAGCCTCGCGCGACAATTTCAATACGCTTGGAGCGCCGGGCAGATTATAGGAGAGCACAATCGCACCTGCAGTCATCGGAAGCAAAACTACGCCCTGCTTGACCGCGGCCATCTCTTCGTCGGTCATGGCCGCGTCGCTGGCTCCGAAATCGACCAGGTTCTGCTGAAACTGCTTGATTCCCGCGCCGCTGCCCAGCGCCTGATAGTTTATCTCAACGTCCGGATGGGTCTTATTATATTCGGTAAACCACTTCTGATAAAGCGGGGCCGGAAATGTCGCGCCGCTCCCCTGAAGCGTAATTGCGCCAGCGCCGATCGCAACCCCGGAACCGAGGCCGAAACCTCCGTTCAGCGTTGCTAGTATCCACCCGATCAGCGCCACACCGCCCAGCGCCAGCATGCCACGCACGATTCTCATAGATCTCTCCTGTTCAAGAGGTCCGATAGACCCGTGAGGATATATCTTCGCACAGGCCATTTCGGACCAAATTTGTTACGACAATGTGTCGAACTGATGACGATTTCATGTCAAATCATCCGCTTATCGCACTAATGCTTGATTTGTAAGCCTTTTTGCTGGCGTCTAGACCAGCGCCCCTCAATTCCTCCAGAACCGGTCGCGGCGAAAATGTGCCGGACAGCTCGCTCCCTACCTATCGTCTTGCGAAAGCGTTCGAGGCGATCGAATCGGTTGCGTGCGGGACATAGCACTCCCGGCAGCGGTCGGGAATTATCGCCCGGTGAACGGCGGGTTAAATGTTCGCTACGCCTGATGACTAACACAAGACATGGCATCGGACCCGGTACTCGATTAGCTATTCGGAGAGGCGCAGGCGCAGGCGATTTTATCTTTTTAAATCGGGAGCATAGCCATAGCGGCGAAGGAATGTCGTCCCTGGGACACCGCCATGCTCCGCCAGCTTCTTCCCGCTATTCGAGTGGCGGGAGACTGACAATCCGAAATGCGAAGCCGCGACGATCTTCGTAGGCACGCCAGGATTTTTATCCGCGCGCTTTCGACGCGCCCGATGCGATCGTAAGCTTTGTGTGTCAGGTCGGCGGGAAATTCCGGCTTGAACGTTTATCTTCCCCTGGGAATGAAGCCCGGGATGCCCGTATCAACAACCGAATTGAGCCTGACTCGCGTACTGACCCCGCGGGAGATCGCGTCGATGGCGTCGTCGGGAAGCGCCGAGATATCAAAGTTTTCCTCGATGTGGCGGATGCTTGTAGCTGTGGTGAGAGGAGCCGTGCCGCGCTGCAGTGCCCATGCCAGCAGGACTTGAGCGGGGGATTTGTTGACGCGCTTCGCAATGATGGCGATCGCAGGATCGTCGATTAACCTCGGTTCAATACCATGACCCAAAGCAGCGAAGGCCTGCATCACGATGCCATTGCTCTTGCAATAGTCGAGCAGATCCCATTCGGGGAGATACGGATGTGATTCGACCTGAACAACAGATGGCTTGATGCGTGCGGTTTCAAACACCTCTTTCAGCTGCCCGAAACTGACGTTCGATAAGCCGATCGCCCTACACCGACCTTCGTCGGCCAGCGTCTCCAAAGCCTTCCAGGTATCCGTCAGCGTCACCGCATCGTCATAAATCACATTACCGTTCTTGTCCCTCGGGTCTTGCTCGTCCCCGGCTTTGAAGGCGAATGGAGTATGTATGCTGTATAGATCGACGTAGTCGAGTTGCAGTCTTTTCAGACTAGCCTCGAAGGCGGGTTTAACCCGCTCCGGGCGATGATTGTTGTTCCAGAGCTTTGTACCTACGAAAACGTCCTTCCGTTTGACTTTGCCCTCCTTGAACATCGTCCGCATTGCTTCGCCCACATGTTCTTCATTTCGGTAGCGTTCTGCACAATCGAATTGACGAAAGCCCGCCTCCAGCGAGATCCTGACTGCCTCTTTTGTTGCGTTCGGATCGGGAATCAGCGTGCCAAAGCCGAGTGCCGGCATCTCATCGGAGCCGTTATTGAGCGGTATCTTTGTATAACGAAGGCCGTCGGCGTTACTCATAAGACTTTTATCTCCGTACAAAATCGCAGACCGGCCGATCATAACAAATCTCTCGGAGGAACGACTAATCGCTGCCAGCCAACGAGACTCAGTGCGCTCCGCAGCATTTGACCGTCGCGACCGGAAGAGCGACACTAACCCGAAGAGCGACATTATGAGAAGCGGCTTGGCCGCGCCATTCGCTTGCAAGGAGGAAAACGATGAGCATTATCGATAAGGCGCTTGAAGCAAACCGCAACTATGCAAAGAGTTACGACCCAACGCTGGGGAAGCGTCCGGCCCCCAAAATCGTAGTTGTAACCTGCATGGATCCACGACTCTCAGACCTCCCTGGAATCCTGGGTTTGCCGCAGGCCGATATAGACGTCATCAGAACCGGCGGCCCCGCGGTAACGGAAGATGTTCTCGGGGAACTTGTTGTTTCCAACCGCGTACTCGGAACCACAGAGATAATGCTTCTCAACCACACCGGCTGCGGTTTCACGACATTCACAGATGACGAACTGAACGCGAAGCTGAGCGCTTCGACCGGAGACGCTTCGCCGGCTCCAATGCGCTTCTTTTCCTACAAGGACCCCGAGCAAAATACCCGGGAGCAAATCAGGAAAGTCAGGTCGCATCCGTGGATTGCCAAAGACATCCCCGTGCGAGGGCTTATTTTCGACGTGGACACGGGCAGATTGCGGGAAGTCAATGCATGAACACGAGCGCGCCGGCGGCGGCCCAGTCAATGAGTGAGGCAGTGGAAAGGCGATAGCGCCCGTTCAGCTTCCCCGGCGACATGGATCCAAAAGGCAAAGTGGCGTTGGTCACCGGTGGCGCTCGCATCGGGCAGGTTGTCGCTCAGAGCCTCGCGGCGCGCGGGTGCGATCTCGCCCTGATCTACCGCGGCTCGCGCGAGGCGGCTGAAGCTACGGCGGCCGCGGCGAGAGCAGCGGGCGTCAAGGCGGCTGTGTTCCGGGCAGACGCGACCAATGAGACAGAGATCGTCGCGGCAGTGAGCGAGACGGTGAAGTCGCTGGGACGTCTGGACATTCTGATCAATATGGCTTCGACATATCAAAAGACGCCCAATCCGAGCGGCGCGGCGTGGTCTGCCAGCCTGGACACGAATGCGAAGAGCGCATTCCTGTTTTCGATTCACGCAGCGCCGATCATGAAGCAAGGCGGCGATGGGCGAATAATAAACTTCTCGGATTGGCTGCCGGCGACCGGCCGTCCACACTACAAAGGCTACACCCCATACTATGTATCGAAAGCTTCAGTTGTGGCGCTCACGCAGACCCTGGCACTGGAGTTCGCGCCCGAAATCCTGGTCAATGCGATGGCGCCCGGGCCGATTCTTGAGCCTCCGGGCCTGACTCCGGAGGAGAACATGGAGGTGATCGAAGCCACACCGCTTCGGCGATGGGGCGGTGCCGCGGAAATCGCCAAGACAGTGCTCTTCTTGATCGAGACGGATTTCGTAACTGGCGAATGTATCCGGGTCGATGGCGGCCGGCATCTATTCTGACTGTACATCTGCTCGAGCGGGGTGATCCGCACTACGGCTCTGCGGCAGGAAAGGAGGCCCACAATGTCAGGATTTGCCGCACTGTTATTGCTCAAATCGTAGAGTCAACATCCAGTTCACCCGGCATCGGGCAAGATTATCGCCGCCAACGGCTGTGGCTGAAAACAACGAGATTCTGATCGACCTGCACAACAAGCGTGGCGCAATGGGTTATGGGATCGAAGCCTTTCGTGCGCGCACCCCGCTAGCCGGGCCGGGCTTCGCCACGGCCGAAGACGTTGCAGGGTTCCCGCCCACCGTGATCAGCGTGAATGAATGTGATCCGCTCCGCGACGAAGGGATCAGCTTCTACCGCCTTCTCATACACAATGGCGTGCGCGCGCGCTGCCGACAGGTGATGGGAACGATCCACGCCACGGAAATCTTTCCAACCTGTTGCCCCGATATCAGCCACAGTACCGCCAGTGATATTGCCAACTTCTGTGCACGCTGATTGGCCGTCCTGGCAACGGGAGTTCTCGATGTCGGCTGATTGACGCCAGCCGCCAGGAGCATCATTAGCCTGCACCCAGGGGAGTTGCTCGTTAGAAGTGTGTGGACGGTCTAACCAACAGGAGGCTCAGGCATGAGGTCAATCATCTCGCGTCGAGAACTTTTTCGTTACCTGGGGGCTGGTGCAGCTTTGGCCGGCCTCGGCGCTACTCGATCATTCGCGGCATCTGGCACTGAAACGCTCGCCCAGGGCTCGCCTCCAGCAGGGCGCGGAGCCCTGACCACCGAGAATAGAGGAGTCGTGGCCGTACCAACCAAAATTCCTCCGCCCATCACACGAAGCCATTCGATCCATAACGAGTTTGAGCTCGAGGCTCGCGAAGTCGACGGCGAAATCGAACCTGGCGCGAAATTTAGCTACATGACCTATGATGGCCAGGTACCCGGTCCCATGTTACGCGTGCGCGTTGGCGATTTGGTCACACTCACTTTGCGGAATAACGCGCATAGTTCCACCTGGCACTCGATAGATCTGCACGCGGTTTGCGGACCTGGCGGCGGCGCGGAGCCGCTCACGGTTCTTCCCGGGCAGAGCAAAACCATCAAGTTCAAAGCGATGTACCCGGGCGCTTTTATTTATCACTGCGGCGTGCCCGGCATGGATGAACATATGGCGCGCGGGATGTTCGGGATCATTGTGGTCGAACCCGAAGAGGGACTGCCGCATGTCGATCGGGAATTTTACCTGGGCCAGAACGAGACCTATACGAGGCAGAAGCCGGGGACCCCGGGACCGCGCGACTTCGACTTCGACGCGCTCCTGCGCGAAGAGCCGAGCTACGTGATCTTTAATGGAGGCTTTAATGCGCTTACCGCGAAACGGCTAGGCGCCATGCACGCGAAGGTGGGCGAGTCGGTGCGTATCTTCATGGTGAACACCGGCCCCAACCTCCTCTCCAGCCTTCACCCGATCGGCAACATATGGACGCGAGCCTGGCTGATGGGAGCACTGGCGATGCCGCCCATGAGATTTTTGCAGAGCGTGCCGGTTCCACCAGGGAACGCGATCGTTGCGGACATGGAACTTCCGGTACCCCAAACCATCAAGATTGTGGATCACGCGATGAGTCGCGCAGCGAGACAGGGCGCGTTGGCTGAAATCGAAGTGACCGGCGAAGAAAACCTGGAGATTTTCAATCCGAAGCCTTTGAAATCACCAGCGGCGGGATAACGGTCCGAAGGACGCTTCCAACAACCCCCAGTTGTCAGGGGCGGCGGCGCCCCGTCATGCGAGGTAAAGACCTGGTCGGGGCATCGAAACCAAGTTGCAACTGATGCGAGGGCGGCGGCGTCGCACTGTTGTACAAGGTGAACGAGCGAGTGTGGCAGGATTCATAGAGCAACGGTTCGGCATCCTACGGCCATTTGCCTGGTTGGATCGACTCGGGGCACTGGTCGCTCGCGAACTTACTCCCAGTGCCCGGAAGATCCGCATCGCGTTGCGCATCTCAATGATTGTGACAATCGCAATCGGACTGGACGCGAGCTGTCACGTCAACACTCAGCTGGGCGCGGTAATTGTCTGGATCCTGGCGGGCGCAGGACCGATGATGTCCATTCGCAAGGCCCTCGCATGGCAAATCGCGGTGATGCTCGCTCTGATCACGGCGGTGGTGACGGCGCGCGCATTCGCGGAGACGCCGTGGTTGATGCTGCCGTTTGTCTTCGTATGGATTTCATTTTCAACGTACGTGGGAGCGACGCGCAAGCTTGGCGCGGGCGTGCTGGTTATACAGGTAGTCTGCCTCATTATATTCTACGGCGTCGTATTTTCGCCTGGGGAAATCGGTTGGAACGCAGCAGCCTCGTTCGCCGGTAGCGTGATTGCCTTCGGCGTGATCGTCCTGTTCGACAACTGGTTGTGGCCAGACCCCGGCGAGCCGATCTTGATGAAGTCTCTCGGAGCGAGCGTCGCGCGTGCCCGTTCGCAGCTTCTCTGGGCTTCGAACTTTTTTCTCGCCGGCGAAAGCGTACCGCGACCGCCATTGCCGGCACCGACTTCCGACCTCCCCGCCCATATGGCGCTTCTTGATCAAGCCTTGGCCGAGGGCGCGTCGGAGCATCGCCGGGCGATGCTGCTTGCCGCGATCACGCGCGCGGCTCGCATCAGTCTCGAGGTGGATCGCCTGATCACTACGGTGCGCGAGAACCTGCCTCGAGAAATTCGCACGATGGTCCCCGGCGAAATTCAAAGAGCGGTAGAGGCGATCGCCGCTGCGCTCGGCGAGATCTCCCGCAACCTTCCGGCGCGCATTGCTACAGGCGCGGACGAGCAAGCTCCCGACACGCGGACGCGTGTACGCCTGGCGATGGACAATCTGGCCGCACGCGTGATTGAGATCAGACCGGCATACATCGGCAAAGTCAGTTCGGCGGAAATCGAAAATTTCGCGGAATTCATCGATTCGCTGGCGGTGCTGACCAGGCTCATCGAGCGCCCGCTGGATGAACCTCCGCGGCCACCGGCCACGAATCCGCCGAACAGTGCCGTCCCTCGGAACCGCGCTGTCTCTCGATTGAGCGGTCCTGCAAATCCCACGCTTGTTCGCTATTGCGCGAAAGTCGGCTTGTGCACGGTGGTCGGCTATCTAATCGGCCTCATTAGTCAGCGTCCAGACTTATTCATTATCCTGGTGACCGTAATAACCACCGCGACCCCCACCTATGGCGCAACGTTGCAGAAGATGTACCTTCGGATCGGCGGAGCTATAATCGGAGGAGCGGTTTCCCTTCTCGCTATCATTATAGTTTCGCCCAACTTCGACACGCTTCCAACCTATATGCTTACGGCCTTCGCGGTATTCTATGCGTTTGCGTACTCTTCGCTCGGTAATACGCGGGTGTCATACGCGGGCAAGCAAATGGGGATCATTTTTTCATTGGTGTTCATCGGGTTGACCCCATCCGTCGATATCTACGAACCTCTTTGGCGCATTTGGGGCGTCCTGCTTGGTGATTTTGTCGTGGCGATGGTCTTCTTTACTCTGTGGCCGGAATACGCCGGTGATTCCCTGGTGTTCAGACTGCAAAGAGTCATTGCCAATATGCTCGCGCTCGCCCCAGGCGGCTCAGCTTCGAGCAGCGAGGATCAAATCCTGAAGACGAACTCGGAAACGATGCGCGTGCTGACCGAGTTCCTTGAGATCGCCGAGGACGCGCGGATGGAAGGACGCACCTGCGCCGTCTATCATGACGGGATCGTCGAAGCGGCCGGGACGCTTCGCCGGATTGCGAACCGGCTGTCCTCGATCGCGACGGCGCGGGCTCTTACTCAAATCCCGCAGCTCGACCCTGTAGCGGAGTTTGCGCGTGAGCGGGTCTTCACCGCGATTCGCGGGCAGCTTGTCTCGTGGCTGGATTTCTTTCGCAGCGCTGAACGCCTCAGCGCTTCCGCTGCTCGTGCGATAGCGGAGAAACACTCAGCCGGCGACTTGGCGGAACCGCTCGAGGAGTTCAGTTCGCACCTGGAGGAGGGAGGGTTTGCCCGATTGGCTTCGTGGCCGCTCGAGCCGCGCCGCACGATGATTGCGGAACTCCAGTCGATGCGACGACTTGAGTTTCTGTTCTCGGAGCTGAATCGGTATCTGGCGGATATACCCAGCCCCCCGCGACATACTTCACGTATCGAGGGATGATCGGCCACGCGGTATCCAGCGCTGCAGCCCCCCGCGAAAGTCAACTCCACCGGCTGGTTATTCTCAACGAGCGGTGTTTTGAAGCATTGGGCGAAGTGTCGCGCCGAAGTATTAAGCGAAGTATTGAGGGAAGTATTAAGAAAAGATTAAGGAATGACCAGCTACTGGCGCATACCGGCGATCGGCGCGCATCTGGCATGCCTCTTCACGCGCGGCCGCAGGTAGCTTTGCCCCTTGGCGAGGGAGTAAGACATACCGATGGCGTTTCCAATCAATCGTCCACGGCGGCTTCGGCGCACCGAAACGCTGCGCCGGATGATCCGCGAGACGCGGCTTGCGCCCGACGACCTCGTCCAGCCGTTCTTCGTCTGCCCCGGACGCGACGTCAAGCGTCCGATCGCTTCGATGCCGGGCGTGGCGCAAATGTCGGTTGACCAGGTGGTGCGCGCCGCGCGCGAAACCCAGGCGGCCGGCGTCCCCGCGACCATCCTGTTCGGCATCCCGCAGCGCAAGGATCCCCAGGGCACCGAAGCGTGGAACGACCAGGGCGAAGTGCAGCGCGCCGTGCGCGAGATCAAGGAGCACGTGCCCGGCCTCGCGGTGATAACCGACGTCTGTCTCTGCGAATACACCGACCACGGGCATTGCGGCATCGTCGCGGGCAACGACGTCGACAACGACGCGACGCTCGAGTTGCTGGCGCGCGAGGCGCTCTCGCACGCGCGCGCCGGCGCCGACATGGTCGGCCCCTCGGACATGATGGACGGGCGGGTCGGCGCGATCCGCCGGGCGCTGGACGAAAACGGCTTCATGCACGTCCCGATCATGGCCTACTCGGCCAAGTTCGCCTCGGCCTTCTATGGGCCGTTCCGCGAGGCCGCCGAATCGGCGCCGCAGTTCGGCGACCGCCGCTCCTACCAGATGGACCCGCCCAACAGCGACGAGGCGATGCGCGAGATCGCGCTCGACCTCGCCGAGGGCGCCGACATCGTGATGGTCAAGCCT
Above is a genomic segment from Candidatus Binataceae bacterium containing:
- a CDS encoding protein-disulfide reductase DsbD domain-containing protein produces the protein MHNGDAAVGANSLEIDAGAFSATVSLSSDRCFPGQELATALRIRLKPGWHVYGKPLPANYRPTELVFESPIVGEQSIELPAAKPMLLKALGETLPVYEGEVSATGRLGIKWSPPMPAKFMEAFGKTIAPGQYKIAGKLRFQACSDTVCEPPQEIGFELPLELEAGVPPAPKKAG
- the pstB gene encoding phosphate ABC transporter ATP-binding protein PstB — its product is MSVSPATNGVDRAAYPPTSEASQNGALIDCNIAELHYGKFRAVRDVALKVKKGTITAFIGPSGCGKSTVLRCLNRMNDLVRGFRLKGHVIFRGQDIYASRIDPVAVRRHIGMVFQQPNPFAMSIFRNVAFGLRLNRYRGSIPDKVESALRQAALWDEVKDKLRTSALALSGGQQQRLCIARAVATEPAVLLMDEPCSALDPIATRRIEELMSELKKRYTIAIVTHNLQQAKRVADMTAFLYVDTTGGGRTGYMVEYGPTQQIFDSPAQEHTKEYIRGEFS
- the pstA gene encoding phosphate ABC transporter permease PstA, producing the protein MAAPIQRSPETTQIDLESLERSLRRPRTLFSYTMSMLTGGATLAALFPLFSVLYMLVLRGSATLSLGALRELPPAAMAAGGGFGNAIIGTFVVVALATLISVPFGVLAAIYITEFGPETRIASGVRFAAKVLTGLPSILAGVFAFAVVVVTTGEFSALAGGVALALLMLPTVLLTAEEAIKRVPAKMREAAIGMGATPTQVVTQVILPTGAPAMLTGVMLAVARAAGETAPLLFTALFSNYWMSRTVPEFLPKNPNDLMKPTASLAVLIYNFSGSPFENQIALAWTAALVLVVIVLVFNVLGQSLTSRSSD
- the pstC gene encoding phosphate ABC transporter permease subunit PstC, which codes for MPAEAEISRPPSGFELAADRIFRRCTLTVAWLTVLLVFWVIVSIGRQAMPSIRSYGLSFLAGTAWDPNRAQFGILPAIVGTLYSSILGLAIGTAFGLAIAIFLSEGFLSSGIDKLLGYMRLSEYSWLRSLPGRVENLLRITVELLAAIPSVVYGLWGIFVVIPFIRPPAAWLNSHLGWIPFFGTNLSGPGLLPASIVLAIMVLPTISAISRDALVAVPPKLREAAFGIGATRWEAILGIFVPTAATGIFGAIILGFGRALGETMALAMLAGNANVISWSLFSPANTLAALLANHFPEADKIEVGALMYASLVLLLITLMVNIVGTVILQRADAGLKGLR
- the pstS gene encoding phosphate ABC transporter substrate-binding protein PstS; its protein translation is MRIVRGMLALGGVALIGWILATLNGGFGLGSGVAIGAGAITLQGSGATFPAPLYQKWFTEYNKTHPDVEINYQALGSGAGIKQFQQNLVDFGASDAAMTDEEMAAVKQGVVLLPMTAGAIVLSYNLPGAPSVLKLSREAYVGIFLGKITQWNDPAIAKSNPGATLPALKIQPVVRSDGSGTTFVFTSHLSAISDAWKNGPGAGKSVNFPSAVAGKGNAGVTALIKETPGAIGYIEYGYAVQTKMPMAELQNKSGNYVKADLTSGKDALASVQLPANLRAWITDPTGAQAYPIVTYTWLLCYKKYGDPAKAAAIKAVVQYGLTQGQSFSVDLGYIPLPPNVVDAVDKALAQIS
- a CDS encoding aldo/keto reductase; this encodes MSNADGLRYTKIPLNNGSDEMPALGFGTLIPDPNATKEAVRISLEAGFRQFDCAERYRNEEHVGEAMRTMFKEGKVKRKDVFVGTKLWNNNHRPERVKPAFEASLKRLQLDYVDLYSIHTPFAFKAGDEQDPRDKNGNVIYDDAVTLTDTWKALETLADEGRCRAIGLSNVSFGQLKEVFETARIKPSVVQVESHPYLPEWDLLDYCKSNGIVMQAFAALGHGIEPRLIDDPAIAIIAKRVNKSPAQVLLAWALQRGTAPLTTATSIRHIEENFDISALPDDAIDAISRGVSTRVRLNSVVDTGIPGFIPRGR
- a CDS encoding carbonic anhydrase, which encodes MSIIDKALEANRNYAKSYDPTLGKRPAPKIVVVTCMDPRLSDLPGILGLPQADIDVIRTGGPAVTEDVLGELVVSNRVLGTTEIMLLNHTGCGFTTFTDDELNAKLSASTGDASPAPMRFFSYKDPEQNTREQIRKVRSHPWIAKDIPVRGLIFDVDTGRLREVNA
- a CDS encoding SDR family oxidoreductase: MALVTGGARIGQVVAQSLAARGCDLALIYRGSREAAEATAAAARAAGVKAAVFRADATNETEIVAAVSETVKSLGRLDILINMASTYQKTPNPSGAAWSASLDTNAKSAFLFSIHAAPIMKQGGDGRIINFSDWLPATGRPHYKGYTPYYVSKASVVALTQTLALEFAPEILVNAMAPGPILEPPGLTPEENMEVIEATPLRRWGGAAEIAKTVLFLIETDFVTGECIRVDGGRHLF
- a CDS encoding alpha/beta hydrolase fold domain-containing protein, which gives rise to MAENNEILIDLHNKRGAMGYGIEAFRARTPLAGPGFATAEDVAGFPPTVISVNECDPLRDEGISFYRLLIHNGVRARCRQVMGTIHATEIFPTCCPDISHSTASDIANFCAR